In the genome of Massilibacillus massiliensis, one region contains:
- the acpS gene encoding holo-ACP synthase has product MIIGTGIDIVEIDRIEKALQNPRFIERVFTTKEIIYCKSRGAQASASYAARFAGKEAVLKAFGTGLRGGSLLDIEILPNEKGCPQVRLYRYFSDKAKQIGVTHIYISLSHARMYATAQAIFWGDID; this is encoded by the coding sequence ATGATTATCGGAACCGGTATTGATATCGTTGAGATCGATCGAATTGAAAAAGCTTTGCAAAATCCGCGGTTTATCGAAAGGGTTTTTACTACAAAAGAGATAATATATTGTAAGAGTAGAGGTGCGCAGGCAAGTGCATCGTATGCTGCACGTTTTGCGGGAAAAGAAGCGGTTCTTAAAGCTTTTGGGACAGGCTTGCGTGGAGGAAGTTTACTTGATATAGAGATTTTACCAAATGAAAAAGGCTGTCCTCAAGTTCGTTTATATCGTTATTTTTCAGATAAAGCAAAACAAATTGGTGTAACTCATATTTATATTTCATTGAGTCATGCACGTATGTATGCTACGGCGCAGGCTATTTTTTGGGGGGATATAGATTGA
- a CDS encoding flagellar motor protein MotB, with product MARKKRHAPHEEHISEAWLVPYADILTLLLALFIVLFAVSQTDQKKVDEMAQAFSAAFNTGGPSMFDKAGPSAGQTTDLSSTSAQTQAYLAENEQLSQAKEVLDQMIKEQNLGDELSTALTDEGLSIRIKEKALFPSGSATLLAHSMELGKPIAALLASVPQKVIISGHTDNVPIANSTFPSNWDLSAQRSLNFMKFILTQGNLNPARFSTVGHGEFRPIASNDTEEGRAQNRRVEILILRNYQSNNMKSIQ from the coding sequence ATGGCTAGGAAGAAAAGACATGCACCTCATGAAGAACATATTAGTGAAGCCTGGCTGGTTCCTTACGCTGATATTTTAACTTTACTTCTGGCATTATTTATTGTATTGTTTGCGGTGTCGCAAACGGATCAGAAAAAAGTAGACGAAATGGCGCAAGCATTCAGTGCTGCTTTTAACACTGGTGGTCCTTCTATGTTTGATAAGGCGGGTCCAAGTGCTGGACAAACAACAGATCTTTCCTCTACTTCGGCGCAAACCCAAGCTTATTTGGCCGAAAATGAGCAATTGAGTCAAGCAAAAGAAGTGCTTGATCAAATGATCAAGGAACAAAATCTTGGTGATGAATTAAGTACAGCGCTTACGGATGAAGGATTATCGATTAGAATTAAGGAGAAAGCATTGTTTCCGTCAGGAAGTGCAACTTTGCTCGCGCATTCTATGGAATTAGGGAAACCGATTGCAGCATTATTAGCAAGCGTGCCGCAAAAAGTTATTATTTCTGGGCATACTGATAATGTACCAATCGCGAATTCAACTTTTCCGTCGAATTGGGATTTAAGTGCGCAGCGTTCACTTAATTTTATGAAATTTATTCTAACACAAGGTAATTTAAATCCAGCACGTTTTAGTACTGTAGGGCACGGGGAATTTCGACCAATTGCTTCTAATGATACAGAAGAAGGTCGAGCGCAAAATAGACGTGTTGAAATCTTAATCTTGCGTAATTATCAGTCAAATAATATGAAATCAATTCAGTAA